CTTAATCGAGTACGAGTCCTGCGAGATCCGGAGCGTCTGCATCACAACGCGGTATAGGTCGACGAACACCTCGTTGCGCAGGAGCACATCGAGCTCTTCTTCCCGCGTGCCGTGAGTGCCCATGAGCCGGCTCACCGCGGTCCGCTCGTAGCTGGCGTAGTGGTAAACGTGCAGGTCGGGGAACCGTGCCCGGCGCTCTGCGACGAAGTCGATGAAAGCTTCGAAGGCCTGTTTCTCCTCGGCGCGGTTGTGCGCCCAGAAGGCCTTGAAGTTGTAACTGCCATTTTCGAGCCAGACTGCGCCGAAGAGGTATTCGAGGCCGCCATCGACGTGGGGGTCGCCCTCCATGTCGAAGAAGACATCTCCGGGCGAAGGCGTCGGAAGAAGAGCGAAGCCCTTGGTTGGGTCAGTCTGCGGGAGCAGCCGATACTCAAGTTTGCCCGTCTCGCGCTGGCGGACCTGGAGTCCCGCTTGCTCGCGGAGGCGGGTCAGCGGTTGCGTACCGATTCCCTTCACGCGCTGGTCCGCGGGCAGGCGGGCCAGTGCCGAGGTCGTGGGGATGCCAGCGGCGATGAGCTTGCGGGTTTGGTCGCGGCGCATCCCTGCTACAAGCGACAGGTGGTCGTCCGCCTTCCGCCGCGCCGTGCAGCGCTCCTCCCAGGGGCATAGCCCGCAATGGGCGACCGGCTCCGGATACGTCTCCGCCTTCGCCTGCGCTCCCAGCCAGGCTTCGAATTCCGCCTTCGCCCGCCGGAAGTAGGCTGCGAACTCTGTGACGCGGAACGACCTGCGAACGCCGTCTCCGGTGACCACGTGCATTTGCTGCGGCACTGCGCCCTGAATCCGGGCCACGTGCTCGGAGTAGGAAAGCATCTGGAGCAGCGCGTCCGCCTTCGCCTGCCGGGTCAGCTTGGTGTCGGAGACCTCATAGCTCCAGGCACCCAAACGGCTTGGGCGCTCGACCCTCAACAGGAAGTCCGCGTGCCCGCGCCACCGGCCATCGAAGAAGGCCGCCTGGTAGATGACCTTCGCGCCCGCGCGCATCGCACGGACCGTGTCCTCCTCGGCCTTGCGCAGCGCAGCCAGCGAGTAACCGTCGACCGTGATTGTGACCACGTCGTTGCCTTCGGCGGAGAGGCGCTCCTTGTAGGCCTTTTCGTGATCGCCGCCGCGAGTGGTCAGCACCTTCAGCTCGGGGTCGTCGCGCTCGGGACGCTCCATCTGCCCCAGCGCGGCATAGCGATCGAGCTCGCTCTTGTGGGTGCATGCGAGATAGCCGACGAGGTCGGTCGGGCTCACCACCAGGACGCCTTCGACGTATTGCATGCGTTCCCCTGCCGCGTGACCTGCGCCTGAATGCGCCACAACGGGAACTCCACGGTTCCCGGGAACCACGCAAAACGTTAGCATCTGCCTACGACTGCGGTCATCCGCGCCGTGGCGGGCTGGCTCGGCTCGGGCGGCGGCACGTGTGTCGGCGCGCCGGAGCACGAGCGGGCGCGTCGGTGCTGCTGGCCTTGCTTCCTGCGAGGCGCTCGTGGGCGCGCTCTCGGATCACCGACGAGAACGCTGGGGGGAACCGCTTTGCGCTTTTCGGGACGGTGGACCGACGTATTTCTTGTCAGATCGACGCCGTAAGGTGGCCCCTGTGCCAAACGACCAAGCCCATCCTCCGCGACGCGCACTGAATCAGGTCGCCGCGTTTCAGTACGTCACAGTCGAGAACGCACCGACTTACCGCGCAATCATGCAGGTGTTCTTTGACGCGCGGCAGCGGTACGTCATCGAGCTCCGGGGCAGCGAGGTGCTTGAGCTGCTGAGGGCCTCAACCAATCACTTCGAACTCGCCGACGAAGCTGCGCTCGACTACCACCTTGGACAGCTGGTCACCTGGGGCAACCTGGCGCACGCACATGACCCCGGCGCAGTTTCGCGCCTCGAAGACTTCTACAAGAGGCGCTTCGTCTACCACCTAACATCGGTCGGCGAGGCCGCCCATCGTGCGGTGCTCGAGGTCGAGGCCACCGCTGGGCGCTCGGGTTCGCTGCAATCGACGATGCTCGCCAAGATCCGCGACGCGCTCGTCGAGCTGGCGCGCCAAGGTGCCGAGGCTGCTCCGTCGGCCGACGTCGTCTTCGGGCTGCTGCACGATCTCCAAGCGGCTTTCGGCACCCTCACAGAGGAAGCCAACCATTTCATCTCGGAGATCGATCGCTCGGACACCGGCCCCGCCGCCGAGGAGCGCTTCCTGCTCTACAAGCAGGCCCTCCTCGCCTACATCTCACGCTTCATCGAGCAACTGCGCAGACTCGGTACCGAGATCCGCACCGCAATCGAAGCCGTTGACGCCGCTGGCTCGGCCCGGCTTATCGACCTCGCCTCTCGCTCAAACGACCTGCCCCCTTCGCTAGGTCACGGAGACCCCGCGGCCCGCTGGCGAGACGAACAGCAACAGCGCTGGGCCGGTATGCGCGCATGGTTCGCCGGGGATCGCTCGACTGGCTCGGCGCCGACCGTCGAGCGCCTCGCTCAGGTTGCCCGAGATGCGGTCATTTCGCTCACGCGCACTTTGATGCGCCTCAACGAAAGGCGCACGCGGCCTGTCGATCGCGCCGCCGACTTCCGTACTCTCGCCCGCTGGTTCGCGCGCGCTTCGGACGACGGAGCCGCGCACGTGCTGTGGCGCTCCGCGTTTGGGCTTGCCGCCGCGCGCCACTTCGTTCTCGTCGACGATGACCCCGATCTCGTCGCTGCGAACACTTCGTGGTGGGATGCGCCGCCCGTCGAAATTCCTGTTCGCCTTCGCACCCACGGTGCGTTGCCCACAGCCGGGCGTCCCTCCCAGGTTCCAAATCACGAGCTAGCCCGCCAGTGGATTGCGCAGAAGCGCCGCCGCGAACAGGCAGTGCTGCAGGAGGCATTGCGGCGTTTTTCCGGCCGCGGCCCGCTCACCATCTCCGGCATGCATGCGCTCACCGAGCCGGAGTTCGAGGTGTTTCTCACCTTCATCGACGAGGCACTCACTTCTCCGCGGCAGCCCGACGGTTCGCGGGTGGCCCGCAGCTCCGACGGCCGCTTCCGTATCACCCTCGTTCAACCTCCGGGCGACACGCTGCTGGTGAGAGTGGAAACACCCGTGGGCCACCTGTACTGCGCCGACTACCGCATTCAGGTCGACGAAGCGTCTGCCGCGCGGCCCACCGCTGAGGCTTCCCGATGAGCCGGCTTTCGTCAGTGATGGAAGCAGAGCGTGCCGGCGAGCGCTCCCGTGCGCTGAAGCATCTGCTCGCCCACCCCCTAACTCTCTCAGCGAATTCACCCGAGGCCTTCGCGGCGATCGCGCGCCATCGCGAGTACCTTACCGCATGGTTCGCTGATCACCCCGGCTGGAAGCTCTCTGTGGACGTGCCCGGCGGTTTCGCGCGGCTCCACAAAGTTCCCTTCGGTACGAGTGCGACGCGAGCCGCCCAGCCCTCCGGTCGCTCCGAATTCGACCGGCGGCGCTACACCCTCTTCTGTCTAGCGCTTGCAGCTTTCAACGAGATCGGCGCCCAGACAACGTTGATGACGCTCGCGCAGCGCGTCGAGGAACTCTCAATCGAAGAAGAAGGAGCGATCGAACCGTTCGAGACCACCTCGGGGCATGAGCGCCGCGCATTTGTCGACGCGCTACGCCTGCTAATGGAGCTGGGCGTGCTACGCGTTCGGGAAGGCGATACTGACCGCTATGCCTTGTCACGCGAGACGGACGCCCTGTTCGATGTGAATGATCGGGTGCTCGCCCATCTCCTGTCGTCTCCGATTCCGCCGGCGTTTGCCTCCGGACCGCAAGAGCTGCTCGACGAGGTGTTCCCCGACACCGAGGAGGGACAGCGGCAGCGGCATCGCATGACCGTCTTTCGCCGCTTGCTCGACGATCCGGTGCTCTATTTCGAAGACTTGGAAGCCGATGCCGTCGACTGGCTCGATCATGCCCGGGGATGGCTATACCGAGTGCTCGAGCACGACGCCGGCTTCACGGTCGAGAAGCGCGCCGAGGGGCTCTGTGCGTTGGACCCTTCCTCAATAACTTCCGACACGTCTTTTCCTGACGGCGGCTCGACCGCGAAACACGCTGCGCTCCTCCTTGCGGAGCAGTGGGTGCGGCTGAATAAGGAGGGCATTGTCAGAATCCGCCGTGCCGACGTTGTCGAGCTCATCCGAAGGCTGCAACGCGACTTCGGCGAGCGCTGCGGCTGGAGCAAGCAGTATCCACCGGACGACGATGGCTGCGGCCGGCTTGCAGACGAGGCGTTGCGGCTTCTCGAAGCATTCGATTTGGCCAGCGAGAGCGGCGACGGTTGGCGAGCGCGACCAGCAATCGCGCGGTTCCGGCCTGGTGCTCCCACCCGAAAGGCACCATGAGCACTACGGTTCCCGATAGGCTTCCCATCGCAGGGGCCACGCGGTGGCAGTTGCTGCGTGCAGGTATCCAAAACGTTTGGGAGTACGACGACCAGCGTTTCATCTTCCATCGCGGCCGCCTGATGCTGCGCGGCGAGAACGAGTCCGGCAAGAGTAAAGCCCTCGAGGTACTGCTCCCGTTCTTGCTCGACGCCAGCCTCCATCCGCAGCGTCTCGACCCGTTCGGCTCGACCGCGCGCTCCATGCGATGGAACCTCATCAACGACTCCAACCCGACTGTTACTGTTTCCATCGGCTACGTATGGCTCGAGCTCGGCCGCCAAGGCGGCGATGGCCCCGAGTACTGGACGATTGGCGCAGGCCTCAAGGCCAGGCGCACTGGCCCTCAGGTGGACGACTGGTACTTCGCGACCTCGCGCCGAGTGGATGAGGACCTGAAGCTGGTCGACGCGAACCGCACCCCCCTGACGAGGCCCCACCTCACGGCCGCGCTCGGAGGCGAGGGCACCGTGTTTGAAAGCGGCGCCCACTACCGCCGCGCGCTCAACGAGAAGTTGTTCGGCCTTGGGGCGGACCAGTATTCAGCACTGGTTGACGCGCTTCTCCAGCTACGCAGGCCGCAGCTATCAAAGGGGCTGGACCCCGATGAGCTCTCGCGGATTCTTTCGGCGAGCATGCCTCCGCTCGACGCACAGGTGATCGGCTCGTTGGCCGAGGGGTTCGAGCGGCTCGACCGGCATCGTGACGAGAGAGAAGAATGTCGATCGACGCTGATCTCGGTCCGCGCGTTTCTCGACGTCTACCGCCAGTACGCGGCGGCAATTGCGAAGGGCCGTGCGCTCGAGGTCACCCGGGCGGACAGTGCGTTCCACGCCGCGCGGGCGAAGCAGAAAGAGGCGGAAGGAAAGCGTGATGCCGCCGTGGCCGCACTGGCGAGCATCGACGGGCGGATTGAGGAAACCGAAGGCGCGAGCTTGGCGCTAGAAGAGCGGCTGCGGGTTCTGCGCGAGTCCGATGCATATCGCGCAGTCTCGGAGCTCGAGAACGCCGAGCGACAGGCGCACCTGTGGAAGACTTCCTCCGAGCGGTCGCGAGGGGCCCGCAGTGACGGCGAAGCTCGCGCTGCACGGAAGCAGGAGCACCTCGCCGAGGCGGAGGCGCTCGCAGCCAAGGATGCCGGCGAGCTTGAAACCGAGTCGCGCACCGCGGAGGCAGGCGCCAAGGCCTGCGATCTGGCAGAGGCGCACGGCGCGATGATTCTCGCGCTGGAGCAGGGCCGCGGCGCCTCCGCTGAAGATACGCTGCGCGCGGCCTTGCGCATACGGGAAGAGGCCATCGACGCACTGAGAAAACTCGTGCGTCGGCATGAGGAGGCAACGCGGATCCTCGATGCCGCCACCGTGCGCGCAACTGCGGCGGAGCAGCGCTCACGCGATGCCGACGATGCGGTTCGCCGTGCGGCGAACTCTGAGTCATTGGCTCGCGCGGAGCTCGTCGAGGCAATCGAGGCCTGGGCCGCAGCCTGCCTTGAGCTGGCCGTCGCCCTGCCTGCGCTTCTCGACTTGCCGCCCGAGCAGATGCGCGGCGCCGCCACAGCGGCCGCGTCTGGCGCGCGCGCTTCGCTCGACGAGGCCTTGGCGCGGGCGAGTCTCGAGCACGACACGGCAGCGCTTCACCTGAAGGAAGCCCGTGCGGAGCGCGACGCCCTCGCTACCCAGCGGCACCAGCCACCTACGGCGCCAGTCTGGCGCGCTCCGCGAGCCTCTACGCGGCCGGGCGCTCCGCTGTACCTCGTGTGCGACTTCGCGGAGCACGTCGATGCGGATGCGCGCGCGGGACTCGAGGCGGCGCTCGAGGCGGCGGGGTTGCTGGACGCCTGGCTCACGCCCGACGGGGCCGTGCTCGACCCGGAGACCTTCGACAGCATGCTGGTCGCGCAACCGGTAGACGACGGGCCTACCCTGACCAGCGTCTTGCGGCCCGTACATGGTGCCGCTGTCACGGTGGAGCGCGTGCGAGCAGTGCTAGCGTCGGTCGGGCTGGGAGAGAGCAACGCGCGCGCCTGGGTATCGACCGATGGCCAATTCGCGATCGGCCCTCTGCGCGGCTCCTACCAAAAGCAGTCCGCGGCCTTCATCGGGGCGGCGGCGCGCGAGCGCGCTCGTATCGAGAAGCTCGCCGAGCTGTCCACTCGCGTCGCCCAACTCGAGACGGCGGTTGCTGAACGGGCGTCTGCCGTCGAAGCGGTGCGTGAGCGGCGCGCGCGACTCGACCAAGAGCTCGCTTCGTTTCCCGACGTCCAGGCGCTGCGCGATGCTCAGGCCGACCTGCGGGCCCGGGCCAGCGAGCTCGATGCGGCCCGAGCCACGCACGCCGAGGAGCTCGAGCGCGTGCGGCATGCCGAAGGTGCGCGGGCTCAGGTCGCCCAGACGCTGTCCGAGCGGGCTGGGAAGGAAGGGCTTCGAGCGTGGATCGACCGCCTCGACGATTTGGTCACGAGGACCGCAGCATGGCAGGCCGAAGCCCTCACGTTGCTCAGGACCTTCGACCGCGTGAGGCGTTCGCGTGCGGAGGTCGACGTGCGCAAGGCAGAGCTCAGGGATCTGCTGGGCGAGGTCGAGCGGCTTAAGCAAGCGGCCTTAGACGAGCACCGACAGGCGCTTGAGGCGCAAGCCCGCGTCGACGCGCTGAACGAGACGGTGGGCAAGACACGTGACGACCTGCTTTCGAACGTGCGTGAAGCGGAAGGCCACCAGTCGCAGATCCGCAAGCAACTGAAGGACTACCGCGAGCAGCAGACCTTGCTGCAGGCAGAGCGGGCGACGCTCGTGGCCGCGAGCGCGGCCTCCGAGGTGAAGGTGACGGAAGCCGACACAGCACGGCGCGAAGCGGAGCGACACTTCAGGACCGCGGAAGAAAGGGGGTTGCTGGCGGTCATCGGCGCGGAAGGCCCCGGGGCCGCCCACGCGTGGAGCTACACGGACGTGCTGTTGACAGCTCGGAAGGTCGATGACGCCACGGCCAAAACTGACGCGTCTGACGCGGGACGGGACAAAGCCTGGAACCGCGTCAGCGAGCGGCATCAGGAACTGATGCGCTCGTTGAAGCCCGAGCTCAAAGTGCTCGCCTCGCAGTTGGACGGAGTGACGGTTTACGAAGCGACTCTGAATGCACGTCGGCTATCGCTGCTCCAGCTCGACGCAGAACTCGAGAACGATCTTCATGAGCGCGACCGACTCCTGGCCGACGAGGAGCGCAAGCTCTTCGAGTCCTTCCTGACTGGCGAAGCGCACGAGCACTTGCGCGAGCAACTGCGCGAGGCAATCGGTCTGGTGAAGCGCATGAACCGCCAGCTCGAAGCACACCCAACCTCCTCGGGAATGAAGATGCGGCTGCAGTGGGAGGTTGCTGAAGACGCCGCTCCGGGTACCCGTCAGGCGGTGGCTCTGCTGTTCAAATCTGGCGAGCTTATGTCCGATGCCGATCGCACCGCGCTGCTCGGTTTCCTGCGACAGCGGCTTGACGAGGCTCGCGCGGGCGGCGAGGTGGGACACTCGCTTCAGGAGCAATTACTCTCAGTCCTTGACTACAGGCGCTGGCATACATTCGAAGTGCAGTGCCGGGCGGGCAGCGAGCCGTGGAAGCGACTGACGCGGAAAGTGCACGCCGCCGGCTCGGGTGGACAGAAGGCGGTAATGCTCCACTTGCCGCTGTTCGCTGCGGCTGCGGCCTTCTACGATTCCGCGCGCACTGGGGCGCCGCGCTTCATCCTTCTCGATGAGGCATTTGCGGGCATCGACCGCAAGACGCGAGGTGAACTCATGGGGTTGCTCGCTGACTTCGATCTCGACTTCGTGATGACCTCATTCGAGGAGTGGGGCTTCTACCCCCAGCTTGACGGCCTCTCGACGTACCATCTCGCCCGCGAGAAAGGCATGCGCGGAGTGTACTCCGACTGGTTCGTGTGGAATGGGCTGGAACCGGTGCAGATGCAGACATGAAGTTAGAAGCGCTCGAACCGCTCCGCCCGATGTTGGCGCAAGTGCGCGACGCGCTCGAGGCCCGCGGCGTTGACCGTGCGCGGACCTTGACCCTGAACGAGCTGTCTGCGGCCCAGCGTCGCGTACTCGCCGACCTCTGCGGTTGGCCAGAGGTTCCAAGCGGCCCCAGGGTAAAGCTCTCTCTCGCGAAGCTGGATGCGGCCCTTCGCGACAGCGCCGTTGGTGTCGGGCTCGTCGATGCGGTGACCGCGATGTTTGGACCACTCGCTGATCGCCGGGCGGAGCGAGCGAAGACCCTCGCTGCGCGGGAGACCATTTGGGCGACGGCACGCCAGCGAATCGAGATGCGCCCGGCCCTGCTAGCTTGGCTGGAGGATCTTCGCGCGCACGGCCGGGCGGCCCGCGCCGCGACTTTGTCGCGCACGAGCGAAGATGTGATTCTCGACCGTGCGCTCGCTGTCGTCGCCAGGCTTCCGGCCAGCGGAATGCTGCTTCCGATCTTTGCGCTCGATGTGCTGGGCGATGCGCATGCGCTCGATGCGGGCGAGCCACTGTCAGCGCTCGTCTTGCGAGCGGCAGCGGCGCTGACCTCTTCTCCGCTTCCATCGAATGCGGTGCAGAGGCGCCGACTCTGGGCCGACGTTGGCGTCGCCTGCGATTCACTATCGGCCGATGTCTTGAGCCTAGGTCTCAAGCCTCCAGGAGACGGACTGCTTTCACGGCACCTACGTGAGGCTTCGGCGGAAGGGGTTCCACGGCGCACGACGCTGGGTGAGCTGTCGGGCACCCGCGTCACCATTGCGCCGGGGGCGACGGTGTTCATATGCGAGAACCCCAGCGTGGTGGCTGCGGCAGCGGAATGCCTCGGCGCTCGGGTGCAGCCCTTGGTGTGCGTGGAGGGAGTCCCGTCGACGGCGGGGCTGAAACTTCTGAGCGACTTGAGTGCTGGGGGCGCAGAGCTTCGATTCCACGTCGATTTCGACTGGGGAGGGTTGCGCATCGGCAACGTATTATTGGAGCACCTGCCTGCGGCCAAGCCCTGGCGCCTGTCCGCAGCCGACTACGAGCGCTCCGTCACATTGCGGCGTGGAGCCCTCGAACTGGCAGGAGCGCCCGTCGAGGCCCGATGGGACAAGGATCTCCGGCCCACGCTCATCCATCACGGGGGCGCCGTCCTAGAGGAGCAGGTGATCAGCGACCTCTTGGCGGACCTCGTAACCTAACTCGCCGGGTTATTGGGCGTGACGGTGATCTATGCTCGCGCAGGAAAGCCGACATTCTAGATTCTCGCTCACCTCAGGTCTCGCGTGAACCTCAGCTCTTCGACGCCAACCACACCTCACGCTGCTCCGCTGCCGGATTGGGTACAACCCGTCTGCGAACTCTTGGTCCAACCTGGGACCGCGTACTTCTTCTGGGTCCTGATTCTCGCCGGAACGGGCCTGGCCCTCTGGTACCTGCGACGGCACGCCGCGCCACTCCAGAAGGAGCTCGACGAGGCGCTCCGTGCGGTCGATGCGACCCCCAAGGGGAATGATTTCTCGAAGAGCTTCGAAGAGCTCCGAACCGAATTCGAGCGCCTTCCCAACCTGTGCCATCTGTGGTCCGAGTTCGAGGAGACGCTCGATGTCCGCCACGACAAGCTCGGCGTCGAGCGGGTCTTCAACACGCGCCCGGCCAACGAATTCTTCCACCCTGAGAACGTCGCGGCGGAGCGGGCCAGTAGCCGGGTTGTCTCGGCGGCGCCGAATCTCCTGGTCGGCATTGGGATCTTCGGCACGTTCCTGGGCCTCGCGGCCGGAGTCCAGTTGGTCGCTCCCGCGCTGCGTAATGCGCAGAGCGATTTCTCCGCCGCCATCGGCGACCTCCTTGGCGGAGCCTTCCTCGCGTTCTCGAAGTCCGCACTCGCGATCCTGTGCTCCGTCGTCCTCACGTTGTTCGAGCGCTACGCCCATGGCTCCATCTCGGAGCGGTTCGAGCGGTTGTCTGGCGCTCTCGATGCTCGGCTCACCCTACAGACGCCGGAGCGCCTCGCGTACGAGCAGCTTGAGCAGCTCCAGGAGCAGACCGATGCGCTGAAGCGGTTCCGGGACGACATCGCGCCGGCCATCGCAGAAGCACTCGAGACCCGTGTGGGCCATGCCCTCGCGCCCGCGCTTCAGTCTCTGCTGGACGCGATTCGCGAGCTGCGCGTCGACCGCGAGAACTCGAACGAGAAAATGCTCAGCCACATCGTCGAAGAGTTCCGGCAGAGCATGACCTCCGCAGCCGGGAGCGAGCTCAAAGAGATGGCTCGGTCCGTGGGGCAGCTTCAGACAGTGCTGGCACGCACCAGCGAAGCGATCGAGAGCTCGCAGCGGCACGCGGAAGCGTCTAACACCCGCCTCACCGAGGGGCTCGAGCAGACACTCGAGCTTGTCCGGACCGGCATTCGCGGCGAGCTGGAGTCCCTATCGCACAACGTTCAGCACGCCCTGGCATCGTCTGCGGAATCACTCTCCACGCACCTCGCGCAGGGAGGCGAAGCCCTGAGCCGCCAGGCCTCGTTGCAGGCACAGAACTTCGGAATCGCCGTCCAGCGGCTCGAAGCCCTGATGTCGGGCTGGCAGGGCACACTGGCCGGGACCCAGGAGATGCTCGAGCGCATGCAGCAGGCGACAGCGGCGGTTGATGGCGCCTACGCGAACTTCCGGAGCACAGCGCTCCAGCTCCAGGAGACAAGCCACGCAGTCCGCCGGGCCTCGGAGCAGCTTTCAACGGCGGCCGGCGCCCAGCAGACGTCCAGCGAGCACATCGTTCGCGCCGCAGAAGATGTGGGTCGGAGCCTGGCCGTCGCGCAAGCGAGCTGGGAGGAGTACCAGAAGCGGTTCGAGACCATTGACACTCAGCTCGCGAACGTCTTCCAACGCCTTGACGAAGGGCTCGGGCGCTACAGCCAAAACGTAGCCGAGTATTTCCGCGGGCTCGAGGGTCACATGGTCACCGCCACCGACAAGCTCAGTAACGTCGTGGGCGCGCTCTCCGAGGACATCGCCGACCTACCGCTGGAGGTGAAAAACCTCGGCGCCCACATCGAGAGATTCGAGCGGGCGATGGGCAACGGTGTCCGGCGGTGATGCGTCGTCGCCGCACCGCTCCCGCTGCCGAGGGCGAGGGGTTCCTGGCTTCCATCAGCGACCTGATGGCTGCGCTTCTTTTCGTTTTCATTGCCACGGTGCTGGTCTTCGCCAATCGGCTCCGAGCGGCGGAGGCGCGGGCTCGGGAACAAGAGCAGCGCGCCCGCCAGACCAACGAGCAGCTCGAGAAAGAAAGAGCGAAATTCGACGCTGAGCACCGCGGCGTGGCCGATGCGCGCCGCGACTTGGTCGCCTTGCTCTTTCGCAACCTGCAGGCGAAGGGACTTCTTGGACTCGAGAAGACGCTCGATACGGACGCGGCGGAACAAGGCGTCCTCCACCTCCCAGAGGGAGCAGTGTCCTTTTCGCGAGGCAAGTACGACTTCGATGGTGCTCAGAGCGTCAGCAACCTCGCCGCGGTCGCGCAGGAATTGGCGAACGTGTTGCCCTGCTACGCAGTCAGCCCGCGACCAACTGGGGACTGCCCTGCCAGCTCGAAGACCTACAAGCTCGAGGCCATGCTCTTCGAGGGACACACCGACTCTCACCCGTTCATGGTCAATGGGACGGACCTGAATCTGTACCTATCCACAGAGCGTGCAATCCAGACTTACAAGACCGTGATCCACAGGCAGCCTGTCCTGGACGACCTCCGCAATGCGAACCACCAAAAGGTGCTGAGCGTCGCGGGGTACGGCGCGGAACGCCTCCTCGACTCAGGGACCGGACCTGACGCCGACCGGAACAATCGGCGGATCGACCTGCGGTTCATCCTGACGGCGATGGCTTCGGCGGATCCGACCCCAAAGGTGACGGGGCCGTGAGCAAGCCAGGCCTTGGCGAGGTCCTCTCGACGAATCGGATCCTGGCGTTGGAGGAACTCCGCCGCGACCGCAGCTGGAGCCTGGACCGGTCCAAGAAGCTCGTGCAGCGACTGGACCGGCAGCTCGAGGCCGCTGAGTCCCGTCCCCCTCGGTCTATCGACTTCGATCAGATTCGACGCGAGATACGCGACCTGTGGTCAGCCCGAGCCGCCTTGGAGGATCTCTCGCCCCGGCATCTCCGGCTGTTCCCGTGGGTGGCGTTCGGCCCGCCCGACGCGCCCGCTTCAGCGTGGCTCGCTGCGGACGATGGCCTGACGCGGGCGTACCTCGGATGGCTACATGCTTCGCGCCGCCGGTCGGCGATTTCGGCTGCGATCCGGGTGCTGCTCGACACTTACCCGACCGAGCTTCCTACGTTCCACGCTTGGCGGCAGGGGCTCCGCGATCTGGGTGAAAGGCCCGGCGTGCTCCTGCCCGAAAGCGCGCCGGCGATATGGGTTCGCCACAGGCTCCTCTCGCAGGACGTGGCCCTGAGCCTGGCCGCATTGCTCACCCAGGAACTATCCGACTCGGCCTCTTCGGTTCTCACCAAGCTGCGGCTCGTGCCCGAACTCGAGCGCAGCGGGTTCATGCGCGAAGTCTGTACAAGGGTCGGAGCACAAGCCGAGTCGGAGCTGACCACCAGCAACTTGAGCCCGGACAGTCTGCAGCGCGTCCTCGAGCTCTTCGCGACGGGATCGAGCCTGCGCTTCGAGATGTTGCGGCCGACAATTGCGGGCCATCTGCTCCGGCCCTTTCGGACCCGAGCTGCGGCCGGTCCCATCCAGCAGAAGATCCAGTCCTTCATCTTGGCGCACCTGGGTGATCCGCGGCTGGGCTCCGCGAAGTGGGCGGGTGTAGCCGAGAGCGAGCGCGACACGCTCAAGCGCTGGCTGGCGCAGCAAAGCTTCGAGCTCTTCTTCGAGGTCCTCGACCGGACGGCCCAGGAGAACCACTGGCGATCCCGCCGGGCCTTCTGGAAGGAGTACCTCGACGCTGGAGTGATGACCGACGTGTGGCTGGTCCTCGGGCGGGACGCCCAAGAGCTGGTGTCCACGCGGGTCTCCAGCGCGTCCAATGCGACGTTTCGCAGCAACGTGGATCGGGCCCAGTCAGCTCTCTTGCTTCGGCTGCGAGGACGGACAGGTGCCACGCTGACCATCGCGGAGTTCAGTCACCAGGGCTCCTGCCGGGTGTGGCGCGAACCGAGCGCGCGGGCCCCGAAGCTCTATCAGACGGAGTACTCGTTGACCGTGCTCCGGGCGGAGGCCGATCACAGGCAGCCCCACCACGGAAACGCACAGGGAACCTGGCAGAACGAACTGCGAACCTGGCTTCGCCGGTACTGTGCGGTCGACCCGCTACGCGTCTGAGAGAGGCCGATGGCGAAGCTCACGTGGACCGTTGAACCCGAAGGGTGGTCCTTCTCCGTCTTTGACGGAAACGAGTTCCAGCCATGGCCACGGTGGGGCGCACAGTCCCTCATCGGCGAGGGAGGGCGAACGCTCTCGGTCGGTCCGCTCTTGGGGCTGTTCGAGCGCCTCG
The nucleotide sequence above comes from Deltaproteobacteria bacterium. Encoded proteins:
- a CDS encoding TIGR02677 family protein, whose protein sequence is MPNDQAHPPRRALNQVAAFQYVTVENAPTYRAIMQVFFDARQRYVIELRGSEVLELLRASTNHFELADEAALDYHLGQLVTWGNLAHAHDPGAVSRLEDFYKRRFVYHLTSVGEAAHRAVLEVEATAGRSGSLQSTMLAKIRDALVELARQGAEAAPSADVVFGLLHDLQAAFGTLTEEANHFISEIDRSDTGPAAEERFLLYKQALLAYISRFIEQLRRLGTEIRTAIEAVDAAGSARLIDLASRSNDLPPSLGHGDPAARWRDEQQQRWAGMRAWFAGDRSTGSAPTVERLAQVARDAVISLTRTLMRLNERRTRPVDRAADFRTLARWFARASDDGAAHVLWRSAFGLAAARHFVLVDDDPDLVAANTSWWDAPPVEIPVRLRTHGALPTAGRPSQVPNHELARQWIAQKRRREQAVLQEALRRFSGRGPLTISGMHALTEPEFEVFLTFIDEALTSPRQPDGSRVARSSDGRFRITLVQPPGDTLLVRVETPVGHLYCADYRIQVDEASAARPTAEASR
- a CDS encoding TIGR02678 family protein: MSRLSSVMEAERAGERSRALKHLLAHPLTLSANSPEAFAAIARHREYLTAWFADHPGWKLSVDVPGGFARLHKVPFGTSATRAAQPSGRSEFDRRRYTLFCLALAAFNEIGAQTTLMTLAQRVEELSIEEEGAIEPFETTSGHERRAFVDALRLLMELGVLRVREGDTDRYALSRETDALFDVNDRVLAHLLSSPIPPAFASGPQELLDEVFPDTEEGQRQRHRMTVFRRLLDDPVLYFEDLEADAVDWLDHARGWLYRVLEHDAGFTVEKRAEGLCALDPSSITSDTSFPDGGSTAKHAALLLAEQWVRLNKEGIVRIRRADVVELIRRLQRDFGERCGWSKQYPPDDDGCGRLADEALRLLEAFDLASESGDGWRARPAIARFRPGAPTRKAP